From a single Bacteroidia bacterium genomic region:
- a CDS encoding LysM peptidoglycan-binding domain-containing protein, which yields MAFIYLILMLSFPGMNPSVSVETEAGKILRSMHQQIEAISFHSYRLKVEERRTDNTIHEAEMFISVQTRPLKVQLEAIKPNKGTLVEYDEATNTREAIVTPSKWVPAIKFSEDIHGNMLRRGHYAVNETSLGYFDQVIQKLEETFEHNEVYPANVQYLGDEMVEGLPCYRIELTDPAYRIANYTVKEGENLITIARKKLINPYKIRELNPDIEDYYNIYPGQIIRIPTSYCRRCVVMLDKNQFLPRRMEIYDEKGCFERFVFSELVVSR from the coding sequence ATGGCCTTCATTTACCTTATTCTTATGCTCAGTTTTCCCGGAATGAATCCTTCCGTATCTGTTGAAACAGAGGCTGGAAAAATTCTCCGGTCGATGCATCAGCAGATTGAAGCAATCAGCTTCCACAGTTATCGGTTGAAGGTGGAAGAACGACGTACCGACAACACGATCCATGAGGCGGAAATGTTTATCTCCGTGCAGACTCGCCCGTTGAAGGTTCAGCTGGAAGCCATTAAACCCAATAAAGGCACACTTGTCGAATATGATGAGGCTACGAATACCCGTGAAGCAATCGTAACGCCGAGCAAATGGGTACCAGCGATAAAGTTTAGTGAAGATATCCACGGCAATATGTTGCGCAGAGGCCATTATGCAGTAAATGAAACCTCGCTGGGATATTTTGATCAGGTAATCCAAAAACTTGAAGAGACATTTGAGCACAATGAGGTGTACCCCGCCAATGTACAGTACCTCGGCGACGAAATGGTAGAAGGCCTGCCATGTTACCGGATCGAACTCACAGACCCCGCTTACCGGATCGCCAATTATACCGTGAAAGAAGGTGAAAACCTGATCACTATTGCCCGAAAAAAACTCATTAACCCCTACAAAATCAGAGAGTTAAATCCTGATATAGAAGATTATTACAATATATATCCGGGGCAGATTATCCGAATCCCCACCTCTTATTGCCGGCGGTGCGTGGTCATGCTGGATAAAAACCAGTTTCTTCCCCGCCGTATGGAAATTTACGACGAGAAAGGCTGTTTCGAACGGTTTGTTTTCAGCGAACTGGTTGTGAGCAGGTAA
- a CDS encoding ATP-binding protein: MKSTLVCLLQLFWIFEVFSQNPAVEKSPLWKNTGTHLMQFWATTEYRGDAQCFSIVQDPSGIIYAGTPPGIVEYDGSTWKTISMPNLVAFSMDVSDAGVVYAGGPSDFGFLWPDSVGNNQYHSLLNQLPKEKQDIAQVWGTFAIGEDVFFQSFTRLIRWRPEPNVKPDKGKITVWEFPFAFSFAASVRDELYFFTRERGVTKLVGDSLKTIPGGSVEAISDKLETIWSMLPYPDPEGKKILVATQENGLFLYDGNSFTPFESPANRFIVESQVYLRGVLLEEGVFAYNSLGGGIMIIDSHGNILEKVDDQSGLISNSVLSLYVDKEKNLWASPLGQIIRMEIPGQMTVFADNMADAEMIYHQGSMYFGNLTGIRYKTLSDTQNSSLINISGPITQISRFHEIDEKLFVSTRDGIFEIRNKTWIPLFPPELQSVMVLNSDIVVSRFVPNQWYINIRFNIGIYNPQTGKPPLKITQIDEIVENIEEEGLGLLWVKTQSGNVFRVEFDPYAKAAALAKTTPYGESEGLKTMNTYMLSLHDKMLFSTEKGLREFDANTKRFVPSFALGKKFADTTLNIDLLQKLPGEKLAIGYSSAEGENMLEILQPKTEGGYSSIFLPTHKISGGETIKEIIEESPGVFWILTITKTVRYVYPVNETKTAVPPFKALVRKVTFNQDSLIFAGNIVPGFDSYPALHLPYSKNNIRFEYSATTYQTPENVWFQYRLIGNNETWSSWTEEKVKEYTNLWEGAYQFEVRAKNIYDQISEPVIYSFSVFPPWYRTLWAYLGYFILAGGMVFLLLRFQKKRQQKLHEKELNRERAINERLIQIDHMKDQFLANTSHELRTPLNGIIGITESLFDASDDPHVRKNLGMVVSSGKRLASLVDDLLDFSRIRNADLELRQRPTDLHTLVEVVLQVSQPMTQGKKITLYNEIPADLPAVYADEDRITQVLYNLVGNAIKFTEQGFVKVGAKLENEQMEISVTDSGIGIPEDKREAIFEAFVQADGSISRTYAGTGLGLSISRNLIERHNGRIWVESTIGEGSTFFFTLPVSKEIPETFAVTRSLTPLVDSSLSIPRHPAAELIPAKTSEIVATNGLIRILIVDDEPINHQVLKNHLPENLYQVFSAMNGNETMSILENEKKPFDLVLLDVMMPRMSGYEVCQRIREKYLPSQLPVIMVTAKNQINDLVQGLNTGANDYLAKPFSKDEFLARLGTHLNLHRINLATNRFVPSEFIQTLGRKAITDVQLGDNIYREVTVFFSDIRGYTTIAEQMTPVENFQFVQAYAQRMGPVIQRNNGFVNQYLGDGIMALFQGSSKDALNASIEMQAEIDRFNQELKKNGSLILQVGMGFHTGPLVMGIIGDMDRSNPAIISDTVNTAARLEGLTKYYHAKIIFSEISYQSLSPEQKELCRHLGLVQVKGKKEPMGIYECLSGELPDIRDQKLATRNDFHQGIQAYIKGDFMHAVEAFKSVLTRHPEDETAIHFLRRCEELNTKGVRKNWAGVEEMSEK; the protein is encoded by the coding sequence ATGAAATCAACGCTGGTTTGCCTTTTGCAACTTTTTTGGATTTTTGAAGTGTTTTCTCAAAATCCCGCTGTTGAGAAGAGCCCTTTGTGGAAGAATACCGGAACTCACCTGATGCAATTCTGGGCAACGACTGAATATCGCGGTGATGCGCAGTGTTTTTCGATTGTTCAGGATCCAAGCGGTATTATCTATGCGGGTACGCCTCCCGGAATTGTTGAGTATGACGGAAGCACATGGAAGACGATCAGCATGCCTAATCTTGTCGCTTTTTCGATGGATGTGTCTGATGCGGGTGTTGTGTATGCCGGCGGGCCGTCTGACTTTGGTTTTTTATGGCCTGATTCGGTCGGTAACAACCAATACCACTCGCTCCTCAACCAGCTTCCTAAAGAAAAACAAGATATTGCCCAGGTTTGGGGAACTTTTGCCATTGGGGAAGATGTGTTTTTCCAATCCTTTACCCGCCTGATTCGCTGGCGACCAGAACCCAACGTAAAACCTGATAAAGGCAAAATTACGGTTTGGGAATTTCCGTTTGCTTTTTCCTTTGCTGCCAGTGTCAGGGATGAACTGTACTTTTTTACCAGAGAGCGCGGGGTCACAAAATTAGTCGGAGATAGCCTGAAGACGATTCCCGGTGGCAGTGTGGAAGCCATTTCCGATAAACTGGAGACGATATGGTCGATGCTTCCCTATCCCGATCCTGAAGGTAAAAAAATACTGGTTGCGACTCAGGAAAATGGGCTTTTTCTCTACGATGGAAATTCCTTTACCCCTTTTGAAAGCCCGGCAAATCGTTTTATTGTCGAAAGTCAGGTCTACCTGAGAGGTGTTTTGCTGGAAGAAGGCGTTTTTGCTTATAATTCACTGGGGGGCGGGATTATGATTATTGACTCACACGGAAATATACTCGAAAAGGTAGATGATCAGTCAGGACTTATTTCTAATAGTGTTTTGAGCCTGTATGTGGATAAAGAAAAAAATCTATGGGCCTCTCCGCTCGGGCAAATCATCCGAATGGAGATCCCCGGGCAAATGACGGTCTTTGCTGATAATATGGCTGATGCAGAGATGATTTACCACCAGGGCAGTATGTATTTTGGAAACCTTACCGGCATTCGGTATAAAACGCTCTCCGATACTCAAAATTCCAGCCTGATAAATATTTCCGGCCCCATTACACAGATTTCGAGATTCCATGAAATAGATGAAAAGCTGTTTGTCTCTACCCGTGACGGGATTTTTGAAATCAGGAATAAGACCTGGATTCCGCTTTTTCCGCCAGAGTTACAATCTGTAATGGTATTAAACTCTGATATTGTTGTGTCCCGGTTTGTACCCAACCAATGGTATATAAACATCCGCTTCAATATAGGTATCTACAATCCACAGACAGGTAAACCCCCATTGAAGATAACTCAGATTGATGAAATCGTTGAAAATATTGAGGAGGAAGGGCTTGGGTTGCTTTGGGTAAAGACGCAGTCGGGGAATGTATTCAGGGTAGAATTTGATCCTTACGCAAAGGCAGCCGCATTGGCAAAAACAACCCCTTATGGCGAAAGTGAAGGTTTGAAAACCATGAATACCTACATGCTTTCTTTACATGATAAGATGCTGTTCTCAACAGAAAAGGGACTGCGTGAATTTGATGCAAACACCAAACGGTTTGTTCCTTCATTTGCCCTCGGTAAAAAATTTGCTGATACAACCCTAAATATTGACCTTCTTCAAAAATTGCCAGGAGAGAAACTGGCGATTGGCTATTCGTCCGCAGAAGGGGAAAATATGTTGGAAATTCTCCAGCCCAAAACGGAAGGTGGCTATTCATCAATTTTTCTGCCAACCCATAAGATATCGGGGGGGGAAACGATAAAAGAAATTATTGAAGAATCACCCGGTGTATTCTGGATTCTGACCATTACCAAAACTGTGCGATATGTTTATCCCGTGAATGAAACAAAAACAGCTGTTCCGCCCTTCAAGGCATTGGTTCGAAAAGTAACCTTCAACCAGGACTCTCTGATTTTTGCAGGCAACATTGTGCCCGGTTTTGATAGCTACCCCGCTCTTCATCTGCCCTATTCAAAAAACAATATCCGGTTTGAATATAGCGCGACCACCTATCAGACACCAGAGAATGTCTGGTTTCAGTACCGACTGATAGGAAATAACGAAACATGGTCTTCATGGACAGAAGAAAAAGTAAAAGAATATACCAACTTATGGGAAGGTGCATATCAGTTTGAAGTCCGTGCAAAAAATATTTATGACCAGATCAGCGAGCCTGTAATATACAGTTTTTCGGTTTTTCCTCCCTGGTACAGAACCTTATGGGCATATCTGGGCTATTTTATTTTGGCTGGAGGAATGGTTTTTCTCCTGCTTCGCTTTCAGAAAAAGAGACAGCAAAAATTGCACGAGAAAGAGCTGAACAGGGAAAGGGCCATCAACGAACGCCTCATACAGATTGACCACATGAAGGACCAGTTTCTGGCCAACACCTCCCACGAACTTCGCACTCCGCTCAATGGGATTATCGGTATAACAGAGTCGCTGTTTGATGCATCTGACGATCCGCACGTCCGTAAAAATCTGGGCATGGTGGTATCTTCCGGCAAACGACTGGCCTCCCTGGTTGATGATTTGCTGGATTTTTCCCGGATTCGCAATGCCGATTTGGAACTGAGACAACGACCCACAGACCTGCATACCCTCGTGGAAGTTGTGCTTCAGGTTTCCCAGCCCATGACACAGGGGAAAAAGATCACTTTGTATAATGAAATCCCCGCTGACCTTCCGGCAGTCTATGCCGACGAGGACCGGATCACCCAGGTGCTTTACAACCTGGTGGGTAATGCAATCAAATTTACCGAACAGGGATTTGTAAAGGTTGGAGCCAAATTGGAAAACGAGCAGATGGAAATATCGGTAACGGACTCAGGGATCGGTATTCCTGAAGATAAAAGAGAAGCGATCTTTGAGGCTTTTGTGCAGGCCGATGGCTCCATCAGCCGGACATATGCCGGGACAGGTCTCGGGCTGAGTATATCCAGAAACCTCATTGAGCGACACAATGGACGGATTTGGGTGGAGTCAACAATAGGTGAGGGGTCAACCTTTTTCTTTACCTTGCCCGTTTCAAAAGAAATACCCGAAACATTTGCCGTTACCCGGTCTCTGACTCCCCTTGTGGATTCCAGCTTGTCTATTCCCAGACATCCTGCGGCAGAATTAATACCCGCAAAAACTTCGGAAATTGTGGCAACAAATGGGTTAATCCGAATTCTCATCGTAGATGATGAACCTATTAACCATCAGGTACTCAAAAACCATTTGCCGGAAAATTTATATCAGGTTTTTTCTGCGATGAATGGAAATGAGACCATGAGTATTCTGGAAAATGAAAAGAAACCCTTTGACCTGGTACTTCTCGATGTGATGATGCCTCGAATGTCAGGCTATGAAGTCTGCCAGCGAATCAGAGAAAAATATCTGCCCAGTCAATTGCCGGTTATCATGGTTACAGCAAAAAATCAAATCAACGATTTGGTTCAGGGGCTTAACACTGGCGCCAATGATTATCTTGCCAAACCCTTCAGCAAAGATGAATTTCTTGCGAGGCTGGGTACTCACCTTAATCTGCATCGCATCAACCTGGCTACCAATCGCTTTGTACCTTCCGAATTTATCCAGACCCTGGGGCGCAAAGCAATCACAGATGTTCAGCTTGGAGATAATATTTACCGGGAAGTGACCGTCTTTTTTTCCGATATCAGAGGTTATACCACCATCGCAGAACAAATGACCCCTGTCGAAAACTTCCAGTTTGTGCAGGCGTATGCGCAGCGAATGGGGCCTGTCATCCAGCGAAACAACGGATTCGTAAACCAGTATCTTGGCGATGGAATTATGGCGCTGTTTCAGGGCAGTTCAAAAGACGCACTAAACGCTTCCATAGAAATGCAGGCGGAAATTGACCGTTTTAATCAGGAACTTAAGAAAAACGGATCTCTGATTTTGCAGGTCGGAATGGGCTTTCACACCGGCCCACTTGTCATGGGGATTATTGGCGACATGGATCGATCTAATCCTGCCATTATATCTGACACGGTCAACACTGCAGCCCGTCTGGAAGGACTGACGAAATACTACCACGCGAAAATTATTTTTAGTGAAATCAGCTACCAAAGTTTAAGCCCGGAACAAAAAGAATTGTGCAGACATCTGGGATTGGTTCAGGTAAAAGGCAAAAAAGAGCCTATGGGAATTTATGAATGCCTGAGTGGTGAGTTACCTGATATCAGGGACCAAAAACTGGCTACCCGCAATGATTTTCATCAGGGCATTCAGGCTTATATTAAAGGCGATTTTATGCACGCCGTGGAGGCCTTTAAGTCTGTACTTACCCGACATCCGGAAGACGAGACCGCCATTCATTTTTTGCGCAGGTGTGAAGAGCTAAACACAAAAGGAGTCCGGAAAAACTGGGCAGGAGTGGAAGAAATGAGCGAAAAATAA
- a CDS encoding RNA polymerase sigma factor: protein MNVTVFILLLCALALMAEKGLKGFSIGELIKQYFSSKENQVALELLLRYKEASEKERGEIIWSLLAPHRKDLSKIIAAMNENPQDEIQRLYVRLHHLFLQGKIPDKNWKSWLARILRNDLINQKKRKSPVISLSFEHLPEPENPQPDENMNTNKLHEALKKLPDAQRQVIELRYMQSEDKIMTYKEIAVLMNCSVGQVHGYLDRAKENLRMNLNEYV from the coding sequence GTGAATGTAACAGTATTTATCTTGCTTCTGTGCGCTTTAGCGCTTATGGCTGAGAAAGGTCTCAAGGGATTTTCTATTGGCGAACTGATTAAACAATACTTTAGTAGTAAAGAAAATCAGGTTGCGCTCGAACTGTTGTTGCGATATAAGGAAGCTTCGGAAAAAGAACGCGGGGAAATCATCTGGTCTCTCCTCGCTCCTCACCGGAAAGACCTGTCGAAAATTATAGCAGCGATGAATGAAAATCCGCAGGATGAAATTCAGCGACTCTATGTCAGGCTTCACCACTTGTTTTTGCAGGGAAAAATCCCCGATAAAAACTGGAAATCCTGGCTGGCTCGTATCCTTCGCAATGATCTCATCAACCAGAAAAAGCGAAAATCGCCTGTAATCTCCCTGTCATTCGAACATTTGCCTGAACCCGAAAATCCGCAACCGGATGAGAACATGAACACAAACAAACTTCACGAGGCACTCAAAAAATTGCCAGACGCACAACGTCAGGTGATCGAACTGAGATACATGCAGAGTGAGGATAAAATCATGACCTACAAGGAAATCGCAGTTCTGATGAACTGTTCCGTAGGTCAGGTACATGGATATCTTGACAGAGCTAAGGAGAACCTAAGAATGAATCTCAATGAATACGTTTGA
- a CDS encoding gliding motility-associated C-terminal domain-containing protein: MKPLLLLLLAAGLNMPLFSLAFAPDTLFCGDTLFAVYNPALGGSTTDSLFIWTGNCASSLRFDFTTASVPDGATMFYVDIFGNLTPAGSMPWFGGNCFSTGNYFNDSASYPLSTMLDPGHCVPGFLEVYGRGLPLQDSIVRRNVLPADFKLPGSVAESARLHLTIPPGSVGVLFVIEFQPGIYSTLNALWDCSPTCCITALSQNICAGDSLRLTTELPALGYQWTGPNGFTSTQRSPVIAGATHAAEGWYVVNGFYRPGCVATDSVFVSVNGPVVTLNPAKAYVCKGNSIQLKASGATFYAWDMSAQGLLSASGPNATVAPGDSVAYTVTGVDVNGCADTARAVVVATQIRADLSGLDPTCTGKNDGKIVATVQEGRFPFEIRPAGATWISGLNLTGLGAGSHTVEVRDAGGCTTQETVVLEEPEPVSAFLATGDAHCAGDCNGELMILADGGHSPYTFQINGQPAAQENGGLCPGEHEALVTDTHGCEWREIFTIDDAEPFEIDLGKDRKVYKGERLEVAVMANEPLESVVWHGLCNSGCEYYYHLEPDTSLTVYATAYSPHGCAATDSVQITVKVQALCNQDIYVPTAFSPNGDGINDQFTFYADRETADVKIVERLMIYNRWGNKIFDRGNILLNNPDEGWDGMIQGSPADVGVYTWAASFLREDNHSFECGGTITVVR, from the coding sequence ATGAAACCCCTACTTCTGTTGCTGCTTGCAGCGGGGCTGAATATGCCCCTTTTTTCCCTGGCCTTTGCTCCTGATACCCTTTTTTGCGGCGATACGCTCTTCGCTGTTTACAACCCAGCCCTGGGTGGTTCTACCACCGATTCTCTATTTATCTGGACAGGAAACTGCGCTTCTTCCCTTCGGTTTGACTTTACTACTGCCAGCGTCCCCGATGGTGCCACCATGTTTTATGTGGACATATTCGGGAATCTCACCCCGGCAGGAAGTATGCCCTGGTTTGGCGGTAACTGTTTCAGTACGGGTAACTATTTCAACGATTCAGCCAGTTATCCCCTTTCGACGATGCTCGACCCCGGGCACTGTGTGCCCGGCTTTCTTGAAGTATATGGCCGCGGGCTTCCCCTTCAGGATTCTATTGTCCGGCGAAATGTCCTGCCGGCAGATTTCAAACTTCCGGGTTCTGTCGCAGAAAGTGCCAGGCTTCATCTGACCATTCCGCCGGGCTCTGTCGGGGTACTGTTTGTGATCGAGTTTCAGCCTGGCATCTACTCCACGCTCAATGCTTTGTGGGACTGTTCTCCCACCTGCTGTATTACTGCTTTGAGTCAGAATATCTGCGCAGGAGACAGCCTCCGGCTGACTACAGAATTACCCGCGCTCGGGTATCAGTGGACAGGGCCCAACGGCTTTACCTCTACACAGCGGTCGCCGGTCATCGCCGGCGCTACCCATGCAGCCGAAGGCTGGTATGTAGTCAACGGTTTTTACCGCCCGGGGTGTGTGGCAACCGATTCGGTTTTCGTCTCCGTCAACGGCCCTGTCGTTACGTTAAACCCTGCCAAAGCCTACGTTTGCAAAGGCAATTCGATCCAGCTCAAAGCCAGCGGCGCAACTTTTTACGCATGGGACATGAGCGCACAAGGGCTTTTGTCTGCCTCCGGCCCCAATGCTACCGTCGCTCCCGGCGACTCCGTAGCCTATACCGTTACCGGTGTGGATGTCAATGGTTGTGCAGATACCGCAAGGGCCGTGGTTGTGGCAACCCAAATCCGCGCTGACCTCTCAGGTTTGGACCCTACCTGTACCGGCAAAAATGACGGCAAAATCGTCGCCACAGTACAGGAAGGCCGGTTTCCCTTCGAAATCAGGCCTGCTGGCGCCACCTGGATTTCCGGCCTTAACCTGACAGGTCTGGGGGCGGGTTCCCACACGGTGGAAGTCCGCGATGCGGGAGGCTGTACCACACAGGAAACAGTCGTACTCGAAGAACCGGAGCCTGTATCTGCGTTTCTCGCTACAGGCGACGCCCACTGTGCCGGCGACTGCAACGGCGAACTGATGATTTTGGCCGATGGGGGCCATTCGCCTTATACCTTTCAGATCAACGGACAGCCAGCCGCACAGGAAAACGGCGGGCTTTGTCCGGGAGAACATGAAGCCCTTGTCACTGACACTCACGGCTGTGAGTGGAGAGAAATATTTACGATCGATGATGCAGAGCCCTTTGAAATAGACCTCGGCAAAGACCGCAAGGTATATAAAGGCGAAAGGCTGGAAGTCGCTGTTATGGCCAACGAACCGCTCGAATCCGTTGTCTGGCACGGGTTGTGCAATTCTGGTTGCGAGTATTATTACCATCTCGAGCCTGACACTTCCCTGACTGTTTATGCGACTGCTTATTCCCCGCACGGCTGTGCGGCTACAGACAGTGTGCAGATCACGGTCAAAGTCCAGGCATTGTGCAATCAGGATATTTACGTACCCACTGCATTTTCCCCCAACGGCGACGGGATCAACGACCAGTTTACCTTTTACGCCGACAGAGAAACCGCCGACGTCAAGATTGTGGAGCGACTGATGATCTATAACCGGTGGGGAAATAAAATCTTTGACCGGGGCAATATATTGCTCAACAACCCTGATGAAGGCTGGGACGGCATGATCCAGGGCAGCCCTGCCGATGTGGGCGTGTACACCTGGGCCGCCTCATTTTTGCGGGAAGACAATCACAGCTTCGAATGTGGAGGCACAATTACGGTGGTGCGGTAA
- a CDS encoding caspase family protein, with amino-acid sequence MYQKMFFTAFLTLLYLTFCPSITLATPSGDDDCEIQLSGSYNITPEKGSDAIVITTDNKKSLNIRFMLSCCEAKNLDITVEDPMSQSLKAELVEGNIFGFTAKLSGPENAFIISAKCKKNKVAEQKIIIRVQEIPIDREDYAVIFAVSKHYKKAAKQGWVDLKYSLEDALALQYVLEKRYGFKVRLYADPTWEEMNTAMQDLIERDWGIHDQLMIFYTGHGHKGPDGGGYLVPSNVDESIKTYYKMEDLRDQVDQITCNNIVVGIDACFASSYLERGGKDLVVRGEGVPFKYFIGSSPSNREIPEKGIVIKDPKAHTDNYKFGGKKFQVSDFMMVLLESMEMGEKEYRGSSVPVWYVGRKVEELYRPKNPGKGENIYARATRYGSQNDQGFHFSAKK; translated from the coding sequence ATGTATCAAAAAATGTTCTTTACGGCCTTCCTTACGCTCTTGTACCTGACATTCTGCCCCTCTATTACCCTCGCTACCCCTTCCGGTGATGATGATTGCGAAATCCAGCTTTCCGGCAGTTATAATATTACTCCGGAAAAAGGCTCCGATGCTATTGTAATTACCACCGACAACAAAAAAAGCCTCAACATCCGGTTTATGCTCAGTTGCTGTGAAGCAAAAAACCTGGATATTACCGTTGAAGATCCGATGAGTCAGTCCCTGAAGGCTGAGTTGGTCGAAGGTAATATCTTCGGCTTTACAGCTAAATTATCAGGCCCTGAAAATGCATTTATCATTTCGGCCAAGTGTAAAAAAAATAAGGTAGCTGAGCAGAAAATCATTATCCGCGTACAGGAAATCCCTATCGACCGGGAAGATTATGCCGTGATTTTTGCCGTGAGCAAACACTACAAAAAAGCCGCTAAACAAGGCTGGGTAGATCTTAAATATTCTCTCGAAGATGCACTCGCCCTTCAGTATGTGCTGGAAAAAAGATATGGATTTAAAGTCCGGCTGTATGCTGACCCCACATGGGAAGAAATGAACACGGCCATGCAGGATCTGATCGAACGCGATTGGGGTATCCATGATCAATTGATGATCTTCTATACCGGTCACGGCCACAAAGGCCCCGACGGAGGAGGGTATCTTGTGCCCAGCAATGTAGACGAAAGCATCAAAACCTACTATAAAATGGAAGACCTGAGAGATCAGGTTGATCAGATTACCTGTAATAATATTGTGGTGGGAATCGATGCCTGTTTTGCCTCCTCCTACCTCGAAAGAGGAGGAAAAGATCTTGTCGTGAGGGGGGAAGGTGTTCCCTTCAAATATTTTATCGGTTCCTCTCCCTCCAACCGGGAAATACCCGAAAAAGGTATCGTCATCAAAGATCCCAAAGCGCATACCGACAACTATAAGTTTGGCGGCAAAAAGTTTCAGGTCTCCGATTTTATGATGGTATTGCTCGAATCAATGGAAATGGGTGAGAAGGAATACCGGGGTAGCTCTGTACCAGTATGGTATGTCGGCAGAAAAGTAGAAGAACTCTATCGCCCCAAAAATCCGGGTAAAGGAGAAAATATCTATGCACGAGCTACCCGATACGGTTCTCAAAACGATCAGGGATTCCATTTTTCAGCTAAAAAATAG
- a CDS encoding M23 family metallopeptidase: MKNRYFRILVIIIGTYVLRVVVDSYWNTSNLVASSHQGKYEDQMRLPTLKPVAIEAPVSSAFGMRIHPIIKKWRMHTGVDFPVPVGTPVRAAGSGIVTKTVDRTGLSSYGKHLIISHDQVHSTMYAHLSKVLVEPGQSVQQGETIALSGNTGLSTSPHLHFEIFKNGKRVDPESYLNFSP, encoded by the coding sequence ATGAAGAACCGCTACTTTCGTATTCTGGTGATCATCATTGGAACTTACGTACTTCGAGTGGTTGTCGATTCCTACTGGAACACCTCAAACCTGGTCGCTTCATCGCACCAGGGAAAATACGAGGACCAGATGCGACTCCCAACCCTAAAACCCGTAGCCATAGAAGCACCCGTAAGTAGTGCTTTTGGTATGCGGATTCACCCCATTATCAAAAAATGGCGAATGCATACAGGCGTCGATTTCCCCGTCCCTGTAGGTACTCCAGTCAGAGCTGCCGGCTCTGGTATTGTAACCAAAACGGTAGATCGCACAGGACTCAGTTCGTATGGCAAGCACCTGATTATTTCACATGATCAGGTTCACAGCACCATGTATGCACATTTGTCAAAAGTTTTGGTAGAACCCGGCCAATCAGTACAGCAGGGTGAAACCATCGCACTTTCCGGCAATACCGGTCTGAGTACCAGTCCACACCTGCACTTTGAGATTTTCAAAAATGGCAAACGAGTGGATCCTGAATCTTATTTAAACTTCAGTCCTTAG
- a CDS encoding winged helix-turn-helix domain-containing protein — MAKTHLLFFFLLILLQTSLEGETLWGETDSRAESLNAESVNLALRRTGHLLLLAEEDSTTTIPPVKQLDVQTFMLTLHEGFDYDQLPGILRESLYLRNITADYEVQVFDCVTDTLILGYFYMSQIPDAPVPCVGRNLIRGCSHIKVVFQPGPKAENGKGLLMTLIIVIFVLAGLIFFRNYKQPPPISKDEPATASGIHLSATVFDLSKLKVVVAETERDLTFREAKLLHYFFQHPNELLERDRIQKNVWEDEGIIVDRSLDVFVSRLRKILAEDRGLRIVNVRGVGYRLEVNEQ, encoded by the coding sequence ATGGCCAAAACTCACCTTTTATTTTTTTTTCTTCTCATTTTGCTCCAGACATCTTTGGAGGGAGAGACACTATGGGGAGAAACAGATTCCCGGGCAGAATCCCTCAATGCAGAAAGTGTAAATCTCGCTTTACGCCGTACAGGACACTTGCTGTTGCTGGCAGAGGAAGATTCTACGACGACCATTCCGCCAGTAAAACAGTTGGACGTGCAAACATTTATGCTTACGCTCCATGAAGGATTTGACTATGATCAGCTGCCAGGTATCCTGAGGGAATCCTTGTACCTGCGAAATATTACGGCAGATTACGAGGTACAGGTTTTTGACTGTGTGACCGATACCTTGATTTTGGGGTATTTTTATATGTCCCAAATCCCTGATGCCCCGGTCCCCTGTGTAGGCAGAAACCTGATACGGGGCTGTAGCCATATAAAAGTGGTTTTTCAGCCTGGCCCAAAAGCCGAGAATGGGAAAGGACTGCTGATGACATTGATCATTGTTATATTTGTGCTCGCTGGCCTGATTTTTTTCAGAAATTACAAACAGCCACCACCCATTTCAAAAGATGAACCCGCCACAGCATCGGGTATTCATCTATCCGCCACTGTGTTTGATCTGAGCAAACTTAAAGTCGTTGTAGCGGAAACGGAGCGCGATCTTACCTTTCGCGAGGCAAAACTCCTTCACTATTTTTTTCAGCACCCCAATGAATTGCTGGAGCGTGACCGCATTCAAAAAAATGTATGGGAAGACGAGGGCATCATCGTTGACCGAAGCCTGGATGTATTTGTATCGCGCCTTCGGAAAATCCTGGCAGAAGACCGGGGACTGAGAATCGTCAATGTACGTGGCGTGGGGTATCGGTTGGAGGTAAATGAGCAATAA